The sequence ccCAAAAAAGTAGTTagattaatttgtattaatgGTATAAATGATAAACTGctgattaaaaacaatgaaaaatgataataataattaataacacaaaATCATGTACTGCCATGTTACTTTTTGTAAGTGTGGATAATAGTCAAATAACAGTGCTTATTTTTTGGCCCTTGACCATATCATTTGCATAAGTCACCGAAACAGAAAGTCGATTTATAGCACTATATCAGtttcatttattgttgtttttttgttgtttttttgtgtgtttgtttttgttttttcggtGACGCTTGGAATTAACGCCAGTGCAGCTGCTGCAGCAGCCGCCGCCGCTGCGTTTAATCCGTACCTGGGCCCAGTGTCTCCTGGGCTGATGCCCGCAGAGATCCTGCCCAGCGCACCTGTGCTGATGGCGGGCAGCCCTGCTGTGCCGTCCGCTGCCAACGCCGCAGCAGCTGCTGCTTCAGCAGCGGCCGCACAGAAACTCCTCCGAACAGACCGACTGGAGGTATGAGGTCATCAGAGAGCCATGACATCATCACACACTGCCAATATCAATATCTCTTTctttcacacatatacacatttaaatctTAATCTTTGTGTGCATGCAAGTACCTTACAACTATACATGCTAGTAAGTAAGAAATAAAGGGGCTGCTGCCCTCTGCTGACCACTGAATGGAAAAACATGCATACAGAAAGTTCACATATTATGCACACTACTGCATATTACATTGTTTCAATGGTAGCATGCCATtctaaacataattaaattaaagattGCAGCGCCTCTTTATTAATGAAACTTTGGCTAATTAGTGCACAATTCAGTAAAATTTCgtttttttacacaaactttGTAGTCTCTCAATATGCCAAGCGATGCATTACAGCTGTGTGTATTTTCAGGTGTGCCGTGAATACCAGCGTGGCAACTGCTCCCGTGGAGAGACGGACTGCAGGTTTGCCCACCCTGCCGACAGCACAATGATCGACCCCAGTGATAACACAGTGACCGTGTGTATGGATTACATAAAGGGCCGCTGCTCCAGAGACAAGTGCAAATACTTCCACCCCCCTGCACACCTGCAGGCCAAGATCAAAGCGGCCCAGCACCAGGTCAATCAGGCCACGGCCGCCGCTGCCATGGTGAGCACATCCTCtgcatcctcacacacacacagtcatgtaaTACTGTTCTCATGCATCATACTGTTGGTAGGATTAACACTTTCTCAGATGGTATATATTTGACCTTGGGTTAACATTGACATTTCTGTGGCATTTAAAGGAATtgtccacacaaaaatgaaaatgtactcaccctcaggccatccaagatggggatgagtttgtttcttcatcagaacagttttggagaaagcatagcattagatcacttgctttgcagtgaatgggtaccgtcagaatgagagtccaaacagctgatgaaaacattacaataactTATCATTTAACTTCAAatcgagtcctctatccataatattgctttttctaGTGAAAacgtcatcttgtctgaatcaggaaagaagtatgcacagatcaagcacagtttacagtCATAAAGGGctgttttgatgtgagaggacaataggTGATGGACTTTTGCCcttgaggaagcattattatggttTATAGACTGGTATTTTTGTTTAGAGTAAAACatccttaataatggatttgtatcttacaaacacacagcttttactTCTTAAGAcaataattgatggactggagtcatattgtggattattgtgatgtttttatcagctgtttggactctcattctgacggcacccattcactacagaggatccattggtgagcaagtgatgtaatgctaagtttctccaaagctgttctgatgaagaaacaaactcatatacatcttggatggcctttaGATGAGTAAATTGtaagcaaactttcatttttgtttgaattcttcctttaaagaaaaacgttttaataaaaaaagaaaaaagaaaaaaaaaggaatctttAAATAAGGATTTATAAACAATTTTAGTGTACACTTTCTTGGTATATATTTGATCTAAggtttctaaaaaaaagtttcaggagtttttaacaataaataagaaTTTATGAATGTTTCCTATGGATTATATTTTTGATAGAGTTCTGTATAAGATGTCATTGCCATTCCCATTTAAACtgcacaaatatttaatttcatcatCCTGTTGAGCAGAGGGCAGCGTCCTAgttatttttatgtaacatttctgCACATTAAATGTATGTTTGCAATCCAGCGCAATGTTATCCACTGTTGACGTATTACAAGTATGTTTACTGTCAATGAAACCCTGTTAATGTTACCATAATTGTTGTACTTGTTCATTGAATCTCAGTACAGAGTTCTCTAAAACGGACTGTATTTCTGCATGCCTTAGTCCTGATATCCCCCTGTATACTGCATTccaatgatttgtttttatttgtttttttctcacctACCCAAAATGCACTGCTGCCCCCATGATGCACCTCTGCTTGCTGTTTATGTTAATGCGCTTGAACCCCATTGGCCCATTGCCATCATGTGCTCGCTGCCTGCTAATTAAGACTCAGTCGGCTGTCAAATCACTGAAGCGACCCCTCGAGGCCACCTTTGACCTGGTACTATGACCTTTCACCTTTTTGCTTGGCATGTTGCTTTATTGTAGTGTCTTAACAACAGAAGAAAGATAATTTGCAAGCATAGTCCTTTTGTTATCTGTTTATTTAATGCCTCTGTTGTGTTCTGTGTTACCATGTCGTGTGATCAACTGACTGCGGCGAGCATATTGAGCAGATGTGTAGCGAGAAACCAGATATGCCCGTCTGCCGCAATCAGATCATCACACGTGTGTTATTCCAGGGCGTGAGGACAGGGCCAGATGTTCTAAACTCTAGTAACATGGCTTctatatgtttatgttcagtatgCATGTTTAGGATCTCTGTGTAGTGCATGTGTCTATGGGAGGGGTAGCAGCAGAAGACTACTAAAGCTCCACCATTAAAGCAACAGAAAAGATCTAGTCTCTTTCTCACACTTATCATGGAGTGAGCAGTGcagtttattttcctttttttcttttccttttttttttaacgagtTATTTTCGTCACTTTTGTCTGCAATACATTTGAGTAGTGCTACGCTTGCTTCATTTGCATTGAGTTAGCAGTATGGATGTTGtaatgttaatgaattaataCTCTCCTGATGTTAAACTAAGAATGTAAATCACAGATGCTCAGTTTTATAGCGAGAGAAACTGGCTCTTTGGCTTTTGCTTGTGCCGTAGACATGTATTAGCTGCcgcttgcttgcttgtttgtcAGAATCGAGCCCTGTGATGTTTTGCCCTCTGATGataattctgtctttttcttgttCCTTTCCTGTCTTTACTCTCTTCTACACATCCCGACCCGTTCCCCATTTCCTCCACCCCCCTTCCCTGTGGTCTTATCGGAGCAGGGAATTCCTCACAGTGTCATGCCACCTTTGCCAAAGCGGCCTGCGCTTGAGAAAGCCAACGGTGCCACGAGCATGTTCAGTACTGGCATGCTCCAGTACCAGCAGGCTTTGGCCAACATGCAGTTTCAGCAGCAAGCTGCCTTTATTCCGTCAGGTAGGGCTTCTCGTCAACCCTGACCACTCCTTGATCTCACCTTTGACCTTTCTAAACTGTAAGGGATGCACAAAGACATGGACAACAaagacaacctttttttttttaaagagacagGGTTCCCACAGccataccaaaaaaaattaaatagtaacAGAGAAGGTTGCTTTTTGTTTAGTACATCATATAtacaatagtaaaatataatagtagtatatatatgtatgtattatatgtaatataattgtaTTCATAACAGTGTAGTATGGTATAATAAAAGTATATTCTAATACTTTACAATtactttactgtatatatatatatatataatagtatgtaATATGTAGTAATACCCCTAATTACTAGTTTTATAAATGTAGTATAACacagtatagtataatataatatatcgtaatacaaataatacataaaataaataaaattatatgtaatataaatatttctttaaatagtttaattgaACTACTACTTTACAATTActttgtacacacacatatgtatataatacaataattataatattatgccAATGATTGtcattataatattgtataatatactgtatatattgtataatatactGTATCATACTATACATACTATTATGCCATACGActgagagatagacagacagacagacagacagaaagacaaacagatagacagatagatagatagatagatagatagatagataggatagatagatagatagatagatagatagatagatagatagatagatagatagatagatagatagatagatagatagatagatagatcttttcatttgtaatttatttatttatggtttcaTCAAACTACTGGGATGgaatgttgtttatacctgctgTAGGTAGTCActccattaaaatatattctaaaaatctATATCCAGTGGAAAAGTCATAGAAAACCATTTGTTCAGAAGGTGTGGGAACCTTGCAATTTATGCACAGTAAACTGAGCAATAAGAAATGGGGCTGTCTGTCAGTTTTTTCTGTATCACCTCATCATTGTATCACATTTCTACTCTGAATATACCTGTAGTTGAGCTCATGGCTTTCACTGCGAAATACAGTTGCCAATAACCCTGGGATGCCCCTCAGTCATACTAACGTCTGCTATGGTGACGGTCACACATACACAAGTTTCTGTGAGCTCACAAATACATGTGCTCCCTTCCTGAGTTCACGGTTTTATCAACTAATCGGTCTCTTATGGACATCATGCTGTATCACTGTAATGATTATTGTCTTCCTTTAATTATGATTTCTTCACTCTAACCAACCTTGTGATGGGCTGTTGTGATTCTTCTCCCTTTCCAATCCACTTCCTGTTGCAATGCATGATGGGCAGGCTCAATATTGTGCATGGCCCCTGCAGCGAGTGTGGGTAGGTTTCTAGACTTCCTCCTCTTAGTTGTTCTCACGCCCTCAAAATCCACATGGCCAACAATCTGGCATTGATAAGTGGGCATCTCTGTGAGCGCTTCACTAATGAAGTGATTTATCTGTGATTTGaagttaaagtcaacatgaaacggcatCTGCAATGCAGCTTACTTCAGTAATATGACATACTTccaagtgaaacagaatattcaagaagATACGTAGAGGAAGAACTTGATTTGATTGATCAGGAATTGCACTGGATTGTAAAAAGTGGCTTTTAGGCACATGAAAGTTGGCAAGTTGGAGGAGGCGGCTGAACAGTAATCTTTGCATTAGCAGCCACCAATACATTATGCAAAATTAGATTCttgtatattattacattttgatttcatgttgactttaaatacaaacaaatatggTTTCTTTCAATGTGAGTAGTGATTATAGCATTCTGTGTATTGTTTTGTGGGTTTTGGTGGCtttttaaagagatatttcacctaaaaatgaaaattctgtaatttactcacATTCTTGAAAAACAAAAGGAGGTATTTTGAGTAATCTTGCTGTGCAAGTTTAAAAGTCGTTTTGAAAGAATAAcaacctaaaaaataaattatataatatatatataataattgatcttacataataatataataatttatataatattaaatattgatcaattttaataatatagcttataataatataaattatatattatatatatatatatatatatatatatatatatatatatatatctaatatatatatatatatatatatataatttataaatatagtataacAGTACAGTATGGTATAATTtgtcataataatataaatattatagtataacaattactgtataatttatatatgtatgcactttgtttaataatgtacttttgtaaaatataattaatatgtgatcattattaatataaaagtataattaacaATTCTTTTATATGTGTTTGCGTGTGACAATGTTTTAATATATCATcaaatttattatagaaattatatatatatatatatatatatatatatatatatatatatatatattatatatatatatatatagtataactttacacataatataatattataatatgtaatatttaagttTGTAATTCTGGAATAACCTGaaggtgaataataataataatggcaaaatttcaatttttgggtgaactatccctttaactcctGGCACTGAATTGAACACTTTGTAGTTGATACTGTTTTTCACTGCAGTTGTTTGTTGCTCAGATAATCAGTGTTGAGCATGatgttcaagtaaaaaaaaatatgagaaggGTTAAATGTTAAAGTAGTACATGGAAGCTGAAACCTAAATGCAAAGTTTATGAGATGCCATACATTGTTTCCTTCTCCTTGTAGCTCTTGATGTACTGGCTCTTATGACACTTTACCTGCCCTTATGTCTTCTTTAGAACAATCTCTCTTGCCACCACTTTTGGTTTGCCGTTTGCTGATATCACCTTCAATGCTCACTTTTCTTTCCATACCCCTGTGTCCATTCACTCATTATGTTTGTGCACCTGTTGGCCACACTCCCCGTATGTGTGCTTATACCATTTTCCCTCTGAAGTTCCCATGATGCACGGCGCTTCCCCGGCCGCTGTGTCCGCAGCAACCACATCTGCCACAAGTGTTCCCTTCGCATCTGCATCAGCCAATCAGGTTTGCTCTTTTATGGCCTTTTCTCtctatatctatctctctctctctttcacacacacatacacacactctctctacctttctctttctgtctgatGGATGTTTCTGAGTGCCGAGGGCCCTTTATAGTGATCTCTCCCCCTTGTTGGCCTACACAGGTTTTTGATAAGTCGTACACTTTTTGTGGTACTTCCAACAACAGATTCacagtgaaaacatttatttgacatgTAATTTTCTCACTGCATACATTGGCTGCAAAAATGCACTATGAAGAGAGAGCTATGCACAAGTAAACTGAGTTGTTTGAAGTATCTTCTGTACAGGTTTTGTGCAGGAAATGCACTAGAAACTAGTCTGAAATTACCTGAGTGCTGTGAAAGTGGTGTAGAAATGAAATTGAAGTGcaagaaaaaattgaaatttcTATTAAAGCATCGTTACAGTAGCATTTCTTGTTATATCTGACAgttataaatagcattttaatattgtttttttgtcctttttttattttgaggacTCTTCTCTATCAAAGCTGACTACCAACGAATACATGCAATTGGTATGTATGAGGTAGTTTTTCTTAGGCTTTTGCTTCAGGTACATCTTTGCCGGctgtgaaggattttttttattttttattccagctTCACTTTGTTGTTTTGCTGATCAAGATACAAAAAGAATATCAGTCAGCTTAAATACTGCTCATATGAATGCTATCACATGTCTTTGTAATCAATACAAACCAGCGTTACAGGCCGCAATGACAGAATAGTCTGTTCTAAATGatacagtttttcaaaaaaaaatggatgaggTTCTCCATGTTTTGAAACATTAGATGTTAGTAGAGTCTATAAAGCAGCTTTTCGAATACCTTCagttattgaaataaaaagtgaAGGTCAACAAGTTGGAAAACTGGAATGTGCATGGGAATTCACTGACTTCTCCCTGCCTCACTTGAGAAAGATTTATACTAATAAGCAACGGTTCATCGTTTTCTTGAATGgcatttcttaatttgtgttgtgtttgactCATTCTCTTCTTAACTGTCATGGGGGGGGGAGTGAGGGTGAGGGAGAATATTTTAGAATTTGAAaggatttttgtaaaaataaaggtCATAATGGatcttgttttatgtattttctctCCGTTCATCATCAGATTCCAATAATATCTGCAGAGCATCTGACTAGTCACAAGTACTTGACGCAGATGTAGTTCCAGTCCACAACAGTAAGTGATTTTTGATCATGCAACTATTATATGGCTTCAGAACACTTTGTGCATATTTACACTAAGGTGCACTAAGCGATTGTTGCCAAACGATGTtcatatttgaaagcaccaagaCAAACACGCCCATACGTGTTCGAAAATCTCCACGCCCTTATTTTGAAATCTCCGCCCCACTTGTACACACACAACCATGGCAACGACGATCgtggaaaaaaattaagatgacACTCAAGCATATTCAAAAAAAAGCCAACATGAAATTAAGAAAAATCAAGTTTACTCACTGATCAAGAAGGAACAACGCAACCTCGGCATCCGATTCGAGCCCTTCCTGCTCCATGAGTTTCTCTCCACTGCCGGAAAGCTGCTCTGATATTTACGCGGGTCCTACCTCTTGCATGATCGTagcccttctttttaatgttttgttcctctgatattttcctctttttttatctgccatctctctctatctatagtcgatctgctaatatccATCCTGAGAGCTCAAACTGAGCACTCTCTTCTCTCTATCATTACAAGACACGCCCCCTtcctgctgattggctacaagtgggTTTTAGGACCCTGTCCGATGCTGTGATCAAAAGCGTTTTTCAAAAAtcacttagtgcacctttaaagggtttgtacacataaaaatgaacattctgtcatcatttactcaccctcaagttgttccaaacctgtatgactttctctcttctgttgaacacaaaagaagatattttggagaatattGTTAATCAGACAATTgatagtagccattgacttccatagtatagaaaagaaaactatggaaatcaatggctactgcaactgtttggttaccagcattctccAAATGATCTTTTGTTCTTGCTCTGACACACCTCAGCCCATGCAATTAAacatgtaaatgcattcatgccatctctgagcagcattaaactgtgtaaatttGGCATTAGAATACAATGATTAAGTCATTGTAAGTCACTTTTTTTAACttgtcattgtatggaaaagaattCTTCAACattctaaataatttaattaatgacacaattgtCCAATTCGGTTGAACTCTCACTTTAATACCTATTCTCAAGTGTTCTAAATATGCACTTTTTCTACTTTTCAACAGATCAAAGGAATGTGCTGTTGCCCCGGACAaaaggcaaacaaacaaaattcaaatttttaacgTCAAGATCACCGCCGGATAGAATATAACATGAAGATTAGAATTTGGTCATATATGATGGTAGGGTTTTACTGGGGTGAAACTGAACGTCCTTCCACATGATGTGTAGAATTTGAGTGAACATCATTATGTCAGACAGGACGGTATTTTTAGTCTCAAGCCGGATTAGTAGGAAAAGTTCTTTTAATGT is a genomic window of Cyprinus carpio isolate SPL01 chromosome B2, ASM1834038v1, whole genome shotgun sequence containing:
- the LOC109110048 gene encoding muscleblind-like protein 1 isoform X2 codes for the protein MAMNMAHMRDTKWLTLEVCREFQRGTCARSDVECKFAHPAKSCQVENGRVIACFDSLKGRCSRENCKYLHPPPHLKTQLEINGRNNLIQQKNMAMLAQQMQLANAIMPGSQLQPMVRLHSYDLKRDTEAFSVFVFVFSVTLGINASAAAAAAAAAAFNPYLGPVSPGLMPAEILPSAPVLMAGSPAVPSAANAAAAAASAAAAQKLLRTDRLEVCREYQRGNCSRGETDCRFAHPADSTMIDPSDNTVTVCMDYIKGRCSRDKCKYFHPPAHLQAKIKAAQHQVNQATAAAAMTQSAVKSLKRPLEATFDLGIPHSVMPPLPKRPALEKANGATSMFSTGMLQYQQALANMQFQQQAAFIPSGSILCMAPAASVVPMMHGASPAAVSAATTSATSVPFASASANQDSSLSKLTTNEYMQLIPIISAEHLTSHKYLTQM
- the LOC109110048 gene encoding muscleblind-like protein 1 isoform X1, whose amino-acid sequence is MPAEILPSAPVLMAGSPAVPSAANAAAAAASAAAAQKLLRTDRLEVCREYQRGNCSRGETDCRFAHPADSTMIDPSDNTVTVCMDYIKGRCSRDKCKYFHPPAHLQAKIKAAQHQVNQATAAAAMTQSAVKSLKRPLEATFDLGIPHSVMPPLPKRPALEKANGATSMFSTGMLQYQQALANMQFQQQAAFIPSVPMMHGASPAAVSAATTSATSVPFASASANQLTTNEYMQLIPIISAEHLTSHKYLTQM